The Leptolyngbya sp. CCY15150 genome contains a region encoding:
- a CDS encoding photosystem II reaction center protein T — translation MESVAYILVLIGALGTIFFAIAFREPPRITKD, via the coding sequence ATGGAAAGTGTTGCTTACATTCTGGTTTTAATTGGGGCGCTCGGCACAATTTTCTTTGCGATCGCCTTTCGTGAACCCCCTCGTATTACCAAAGACTAG
- the pgeF gene encoding peptidoglycan editing factor PgeF: MQTWQWTTWGDRRYLTCSLLAPWRHGFFTQQFWPQLPQDLVQVFHPHAQVNRVKQVHGNRVLTPSELQQPLGDGQDDTLHAADGLVSDGDTQSLWVCSADCVPVLIGDRHTGQVAAIHAGWRGTAARIVPQAIARLQSQGSCLADLQVAMGPAIAGEVYQVSKTVAAELGESLTDRPKEDSATASPESIESVLQKLQNLPNPPIYPDEHPERVRIDVRRINQLQLEHLGLEPQQVAIAPHCTYQSPQDFFSYRRTKQKQVQWSGILSAST; this comes from the coding sequence ATGCAGACTTGGCAGTGGACAACCTGGGGCGATCGCCGTTATCTCACCTGTAGCCTGTTGGCCCCATGGCGGCATGGATTTTTTACGCAACAGTTTTGGCCCCAGCTCCCCCAGGATCTGGTGCAGGTGTTTCATCCCCATGCCCAGGTGAACCGGGTGAAGCAGGTGCATGGCAACCGGGTGCTGACCCCGAGCGAACTCCAACAGCCGCTCGGGGATGGGCAAGATGATACCCTACATGCTGCTGATGGTTTGGTTTCTGATGGTGATACGCAGTCTCTCTGGGTCTGTAGTGCTGATTGTGTGCCGGTGTTGATCGGCGATCGCCACACGGGACAGGTGGCGGCCATTCATGCCGGTTGGCGCGGTACGGCGGCGCGGATTGTGCCCCAAGCGATCGCCCGCCTGCAGTCTCAGGGTAGCTGTCTAGCAGATTTGCAGGTGGCTATGGGGCCAGCGATCGCTGGCGAGGTGTATCAAGTGTCTAAAACCGTGGCGGCGGAACTGGGTGAAAGCTTGACGGATCGGCCCAAGGAAGATTCAGCCACCGCATCCCCCGAGTCGATCGAGAGCGTACTCCAGAAACTACAGAACTTACCCAATCCGCCTATTTACCCCGATGAGCATCCGGAGCGGGTGCGGATTGATGTGCGGCGCATTAACCAACTGCAGTTAGAGCATCTGGGCTTGGAGCCTCAGCAGGTGGCGATCGCTCCCCACTGCACCTATCAAAGCCCCCAAGACTTCTTTTCCTACCGCCGCACGAAGCAAAAGCAGGTGCAATGGTCGGGGATTCTTAGCGCCTCTACGTAG
- a CDS encoding M20 family metallopeptidase, translating into MLSRIKEIAETLAPRLIEIRRHIHAHPELSGQEYQTAAYVAGVLSSCGLSVQELVGKTGVIGELEGLGQDDRLLAIRTDMDALPIQERTNVAYTSRFKGMMHACGHDVHTTVGLGTAMVLSQIDPLPGRVRFLFQPAEETAQGASWMIRDGAMHHVSAILGVHTFPSILGGCVGIRYGALTAAADDLEIVILGESGHGARPHEAIDAIWIAAQVVTTLQQAISRTHNPLRPVVLTIGQISGGRAPNVIADQVRLVGTVRSLHPETSAELPGWVESIVDGVCQMYGARYTVNYRRGVPSVQNDPSLTQVVELAAQEAWGSDRIQRLDEPSLGAEDFALYLEHAPGTMFRLGVGYDDQPNYPLHHPQFQVNEMAIVTGVVTLAYSAYLYWQQQP; encoded by the coding sequence ATGTTAAGTCGCATCAAAGAAATTGCAGAAACACTGGCTCCTCGGTTAATTGAAATTCGTCGCCACATCCATGCCCATCCGGAGCTGAGCGGACAGGAATATCAAACAGCGGCCTACGTGGCCGGGGTCTTGTCATCCTGCGGGCTCTCCGTTCAAGAACTAGTGGGCAAAACCGGGGTGATTGGTGAACTAGAGGGACTAGGGCAAGACGATCGCCTCCTAGCCATTCGCACCGATATGGATGCCCTGCCCATTCAAGAGCGCACCAATGTAGCCTATACATCGCGATTTAAAGGCATGATGCACGCCTGCGGTCATGATGTTCACACCACGGTAGGGCTGGGCACTGCCATGGTGCTTTCCCAGATTGATCCGCTACCCGGACGCGTGCGCTTCTTGTTTCAACCCGCCGAGGAAACGGCCCAGGGAGCCTCTTGGATGATCCGGGATGGTGCCATGCATCATGTGAGCGCCATTCTTGGGGTGCATACCTTTCCATCAATCTTGGGCGGCTGCGTTGGGATTCGCTATGGAGCGCTGACGGCGGCGGCGGATGATTTAGAAATTGTCATTTTGGGAGAGTCTGGCCATGGCGCTCGTCCCCATGAGGCGATCGACGCCATTTGGATTGCGGCCCAGGTAGTCACCACGCTGCAGCAGGCCATTAGCCGCACCCATAATCCCCTCCGACCTGTGGTGTTAACCATTGGGCAAATCAGCGGCGGTCGGGCTCCCAATGTCATCGCCGATCAAGTGCGGCTGGTGGGTACGGTGCGATCGCTCCATCCTGAAACCAGTGCCGAGTTGCCGGGGTGGGTAGAGTCCATTGTCGATGGTGTCTGCCAAATGTATGGAGCGCGCTACACCGTCAACTATCGGCGCGGGGTGCCGTCGGTGCAAAATGACCCATCTCTCACGCAAGTGGTTGAACTTGCCGCTCAGGAGGCCTGGGGCAGCGATCGCATCCAACGCTTAGATGAACCATCCCTGGGGGCAGAAGATTTTGCCCTATACCTAGAACATGCTCCCGGCACCATGTTTCGCCTGGGAGTAGGCTACGACGATCAGCCCAACTATCCCCTGCATCATCCACAGTTTCAGGTGAATGAGATGGCGATCGTCACTGGCGTAGTCACCCTGGCCTACAGCGCCTATTTGTATTGGCAGCAGCAGCCATAA
- the nrdR gene encoding transcriptional regulator NrdR, whose protein sequence is MRCPFCQFTNNRVLESRAAESGQSVRRRRECLRCGRRFTTYERIEFVPITVVKRDGDRESFDRSKVLRGIVHACEKTGVSAEQIENFVDELESELQLQAAREVLSTEIGDLVLQRLQRFNEVAYIRFASVYRQFQGIQDFIDTLNHLQQHQGDDGARPSPFAHRETLDHDAPFDEALDDMAPSLKLLS, encoded by the coding sequence ATGCGGTGTCCCTTTTGCCAGTTTACAAATAATCGCGTGCTAGAGTCCCGCGCAGCGGAGTCGGGGCAAAGCGTGCGCCGCCGTCGGGAGTGCTTACGCTGTGGTCGTCGCTTCACCACCTATGAACGCATTGAATTTGTCCCCATTACGGTCGTCAAGCGAGATGGCGATCGCGAATCCTTTGACCGTTCCAAAGTCTTGCGGGGGATTGTTCATGCCTGCGAGAAAACTGGCGTCTCGGCTGAACAGATCGAGAATTTCGTCGATGAACTAGAGTCAGAACTGCAACTGCAAGCTGCCCGCGAAGTCTTAAGCACTGAAATTGGAGACCTAGTTCTACAACGGTTGCAGCGTTTTAACGAGGTTGCCTATATTCGGTTTGCCTCCGTATATCGTCAGTTTCAAGGTATCCAAGACTTCATCGATACCCTCAATCATCTTCAGCAACACCAGGGAGACGATGGAGCCCGACCATCCCCCTTTGCTCACCGTGAAACCTTAGACCATGATGCGCCCTTTGATGAGGCTCTAGACGACATGGCACCCTCCCTAAAATTGCTGTCCTAG
- a CDS encoding PD-(D/E)XK nuclease family protein, whose amino-acid sequence MTYPLSAAKLQCYDRCPKSYYFRYERKLPGTAFFGSAALGTSLHQALAQIYRDWHYQDALPALEWIEHCWNQQSNGLSSKQLEEGRGILRRYYHEFIMAEAAMRRPLAVEGRIQGTLQVENLEFSLSGRYDRIDYLDDGLELIDYKSTKDVNLSESDELDLQIGLYYLALEQHYQRSLKQLSLIYLRTGDKVSFEVTPFHRERVTALISELALELRHDRRWQPFAGEQCDRCAYAKYCSAACACPEPLPDTAKPEPQLQLVLGL is encoded by the coding sequence ATGACCTATCCTCTCTCCGCAGCTAAGCTTCAGTGCTACGATCGCTGCCCTAAATCTTACTATTTTCGCTATGAACGAAAGCTTCCGGGGACGGCCTTCTTTGGTTCGGCTGCGTTGGGAACATCGCTCCATCAAGCCTTGGCGCAAATTTATCGAGATTGGCACTATCAAGACGCTCTGCCGGCCCTAGAGTGGATTGAGCATTGTTGGAACCAGCAGAGCAATGGCCTGAGCAGTAAGCAACTGGAAGAGGGACGGGGAATTCTGCGGCGGTACTACCATGAGTTCATTATGGCGGAAGCAGCCATGCGTCGGCCGCTGGCGGTGGAGGGGCGCATTCAGGGAACGCTGCAGGTGGAGAATCTGGAATTTTCGCTGTCGGGGCGCTATGACCGGATTGACTACCTGGATGATGGGCTAGAGCTGATTGACTACAAGTCCACCAAAGATGTCAATCTGAGCGAATCGGATGAACTTGACCTACAGATTGGACTGTATTACCTAGCCCTAGAGCAACATTATCAGCGGAGTTTGAAGCAACTGAGCCTCATTTACCTGCGCACGGGCGATAAGGTGAGTTTTGAGGTGACGCCCTTTCACCGAGAGCGGGTGACGGCCTTGATCAGTGAGCTGGCGCTAGAACTGCGTCACGATCGCCGCTGGCAGCCGTTTGCCGGAGAACAATGCGATCGCTGTGCCTATGCCAAATATTGCTCCGCTGCCTGCGCCTGCCCCGAACCTTTGCCCGATACGGCTAAGCCCGAACCCCAACTCCAGCTTGTGCTAGGGCTCTAG